In Rhodanobacteraceae bacterium, the DNA window CGTGTCCACCCGCTCATCCGCCTCATTGCCTTTGGGCAGGCGTACGTCCAGCGGGGCGATCGCCGGGCGGCAGGGCTTGCCGGTGAGCTGGTTGGCAACCTGGCGGAAAATCTCGCCCGCCAGCTCCTGGTGCCGCCAGTTCGGCGCGGGCGCCATCGGGTAGGCAGTGCCGTCGATCAGCTCCCAGCGCTTGTCATCCTGCCAGCCGAGGTAGTCGCCGTAGGTGACGGGTTTGGCATGGGGTGCGGGGCTGGACATGGCATCGACCGGTGGTCGTGATTCACGACAGTGTAGCGCGGCTGTCCATGGTCCCGTTTGCTGCGCCGCCGGCCGTGCATCACATCCACCACCGACAGCAGCCGTTATGCTGCGCGCTTCCAAGCATTCGGGAATATCCGATGATCCGCCGATCCCTGACCGCCGCCCTGGTTCTCGCGAGCGCCCCTGCATTCGCCCAGACCCTGCCGCCGGATCTCGCGCTGACCGACATCTGTCCGGCCTGCACGGCCTTCGACCGCCCCCTGATCGTGCGCCATGCCGGCGACGGCAGCGGTCGGCTGTTCGTGGTCGAGCAGATCGGCAACATCCGGATATTCGTCAATGGCGCCTACCTGACCACGCCATTCCTGACCTTCGTCGGGCCCGGCAATGCACCACCGGGCGGCTTCGTCGCGGTGGGCGGCACCGGCGACGAGCGCGGCCTGCTCGGGCTGGCCTTCCATCCGGACTTCGCGCAGAACGGCTATCTCTACATCAACTACAACGACAGCAGCGGCGACACGGTCGTTGCCCGCTACACCGTGAGTCAGTCCAACCCGAATGTCGTGGATACCGCCACGCGATTGGTGATCCTGCGCGTCGACCAGGACTTCAGCAACCACAACGGCGGCAACATTCTGTTCGGACCCGATGGCTACCTCTACATCGGCATGGGCGATGGCGGCAGCGGCAACGACCCGTGCAATCGTGCGCAGAGCCTGACGCCGGCCGACCTGGTCCCGAACGAAGGAACCTCGGGTTGTCCCGCGGACAGCGCCTTCGTGAATTCGGGCGGCAATGCCGATTCGCGCACGCTGCTGGGCAAGATGCTCAGGCTCAATGTCGATACCACGACGGCTGCGGGCGCGAACGAACTGTGCGCCAGCAACGCCGACGGCTCGGCAAATTACGCCATCCCTGGGGACAATCCCTTCCTCGGTACCGCGCGCCTCACTGGCGCCTGCGACGAGGTCCTGGACTACGGACTGCGCAACCCCTGGCGCTTCAGTTTCGACCGGGAGACCGGGGCGTTGTTCATCGGCGATGTCGGGCAGAGCGCCCAGGAGGAGATCAGCTATCGGCCTGCCGGGCCGATCGGCGCGCCGATCAACTTCGGCTGGGACTGCCGCGAAGGCACGGGCTCCGCTGGCGGCACCTGTCGCGTCGGCGATACCCTCACTGGCCCGATCCTGGCCTACGGCCGATCGGCCGGATTCGCGGTGACAGGCGGCTATCGCATCCGCGGAACCATCCCGCTGCTCAATGGCCTGTACGTCTACGCCGATTACGGATCACGCAATGTGTGGTTCGCGGAAGAGACCGCGCCCGGAACCTTTGGCCCGCAGCCGACCACGGCGAACCGCTGGGGACAAGCCCCGAGTGGCG includes these proteins:
- a CDS encoding PQQ-dependent sugar dehydrogenase, with protein sequence MIRRSLTAALVLASAPAFAQTLPPDLALTDICPACTAFDRPLIVRHAGDGSGRLFVVEQIGNIRIFVNGAYLTTPFLTFVGPGNAPPGGFVAVGGTGDERGLLGLAFHPDFAQNGYLYINYNDSSGDTVVARYTVSQSNPNVVDTATRLVILRVDQDFSNHNGGNILFGPDGYLYIGMGDGGSGNDPCNRAQSLTPADLVPNEGTSGCPADSAFVNSGGNADSRTLLGKMLRLNVDTTTAAGANELCASNADGSANYAIPGDNPFLGTARLTGACDEVLDYGLRNPWRFSFDRETGALFIGDVGQSAQEEISYRPAGPIGAPINFGWDCREGTGSAGGTCRVGDTLTGPILAYGRSAGFAVTGGYRIRGTIPLLNGLYVYADYGSRNVWFAEETAPGTFGPQPTTANRWGQAPSGVASFGEDEDGRIYVAAFNGKIYRFTSNTELPPVLFANGFE